A stretch of Henckelia pumila isolate YLH828 chromosome 4, ASM3356847v2, whole genome shotgun sequence DNA encodes these proteins:
- the LOC140864441 gene encoding uncharacterized protein isoform X1, whose amino-acid sequence MSVFHVPGAFSSCHSQLDMSVPQETISYNVIHINSLIHNVRSIVPSRSRLCHRNVKICSFSKNFVNQFKIQRVSHQLTSKRWLVSIIFLHQLTSKRWLVSIIFLVERTSTEHNHRTRKCFFSSIFLKYVFFFFQCRSQDSISPENEYRSSRNIAISLLRRYRVFVERGGGDNLKEFIIAGVNAYALGCTDEGLRKELADMKESGVEIEAMKAYGGSTSLKYKIVSQEIDECILWLGIVFITILCTPQPTVVRWSSTPSVSDKMLLQWKGFCAIIANAYYMRGMAWLPVKTLQMEQMAVTGNAEEPSVVASRMRLVFSTLEVVSPQWPRV is encoded by the exons ATGTCGGTATTTCACGTACCTGGAGCTTTTAGCAGCTGCCACTCTCAGTTGGATATGAGTGTGCCACAAGAGACTATTTCTTACAATGTAATACATATTAATTCGTTGATTCATAATGTTCGTTCTATAGTTCCATCTAGGAGCCGGCTTTGCCATAGAAACGTGAAGATCTGTTCTTTTTCTAAGAATTttgtcaatcaattcaaaatccaaCGCGTCTCACACCAACTTACTTCAAAGAGATGGCTGGTAAGCATTATCTTCTTACACCAACTTACTTCAAAGAGATGGCTGGTAAGCATTATCTTCTTAGTGGAGCGAACAAGCACAGAACACAACCATAGGACAAGAAAGTGTTTTTTCTCTTCTAtctttttgaaatatgttttttttttcttccagtGCCGTTCCCAAGATTCCATTTCACCAGAAAATGAGTATCGGTCATCACGCAATATAGCAATCAGCTTGTTAAGGCGATACCGAGTGTTTGTTGAGCGTGGAGGAGGTGACAACCTAAAA GAGTTCATTATCGCTGGTGTTAATGCTTATGCCCTGGGATGCACTGATGAAGGCTTGAGAAAAGAACTTGCTGATATGAAGGAATCTGGTGTCGAAATTGAAGCAATGAAGGCTTATGGGGGCAGTACAAGCTTAAAATACAAGATTGTCTCCCAAGAA ATTGATGAATGCATCTTATGGCTGGGCATTGTATTTATAACAATTCTTTGTACACCACAACCAACTGTAGTTCGATGGTCATCGACACCTTCAGTGTCTGATAAGATGCTGCTTCAATGGAAGGGTTTCTGTGCAATCATAGCGAATGCCTACTACATGAGAGGAATGGCTTG GCTCCCTGTGAAGACTCTCCAGATGGAACAAATGGCAGTAACTGGCAATGCAGAAGAGCCATCAGTTGTCGCCAGCCGTATGAGACTAGTATTTAGCACCCTTGAG GTCGTGAGTCCACAATGGCCAAGAGTATAA
- the LOC140864441 gene encoding uncharacterized protein isoform X4 — protein MSVFHVPGAFSSCHSQLDMSVPQETISYNVIHINSLIHNVRSIVPSRSRLCHRNVKICSFSKNFVNQFKIQRVSHQLTSKRWLVSIIFLHQLTSKRWLVSIIFLVERTSTEHNHRTRKCFFSSIFLKYVFFFFQCRSQDSISPENEYRSSRNIAISLLRRYRVFVERGGGDNLKEFIIAGVNAYALGCTDEGLRKELADMKESGVEIEAMKAYGGSTSLKYKIVSQEFDGHRHLQCLIRCCFNGRVSVQS, from the exons ATGTCGGTATTTCACGTACCTGGAGCTTTTAGCAGCTGCCACTCTCAGTTGGATATGAGTGTGCCACAAGAGACTATTTCTTACAATGTAATACATATTAATTCGTTGATTCATAATGTTCGTTCTATAGTTCCATCTAGGAGCCGGCTTTGCCATAGAAACGTGAAGATCTGTTCTTTTTCTAAGAATTttgtcaatcaattcaaaatccaaCGCGTCTCACACCAACTTACTTCAAAGAGATGGCTGGTAAGCATTATCTTCTTACACCAACTTACTTCAAAGAGATGGCTGGTAAGCATTATCTTCTTAGTGGAGCGAACAAGCACAGAACACAACCATAGGACAAGAAAGTGTTTTTTCTCTTCTAtctttttgaaatatgttttttttttcttccagtGCCGTTCCCAAGATTCCATTTCACCAGAAAATGAGTATCGGTCATCACGCAATATAGCAATCAGCTTGTTAAGGCGATACCGAGTGTTTGTTGAGCGTGGAGGAGGTGACAACCTAAAA GAGTTCATTATCGCTGGTGTTAATGCTTATGCCCTGGGATGCACTGATGAAGGCTTGAGAAAAGAACTTGCTGATATGAAGGAATCTGGTGTCGAAATTGAAGCAATGAAGGCTTATGGGGGCAGTACAAGCTTAAAATACAAGATTGTCTCCCAAGAA TTCGATGGTCATCGACACCTTCAGTGTCTGATAAGATGCTGCTTCAATGGAAGGGTTTCTGTGCAATCATAG
- the LOC140864441 gene encoding uncharacterized protein isoform X2: MSVFHVPGAFSSCHSQLDMSVPQETISYNVIHINSLIHNVRSIVPSRSRLCHRNVKICSFSKNFVNQFKIQRVSHQLTSKRWLVSIIFLHQLTSKRWLCRSQDSISPENEYRSSRNIAISLLRRYRVFVERGGGDNLKEFIIAGVNAYALGCTDEGLRKELADMKESGVEIEAMKAYGGSTSLKYKIVSQEIDECILWLGIVFITILCTPQPTVVRWSSTPSVSDKMLLQWKGFCAIIANAYYMRGMAWLPVKTLQMEQMAVTGNAEEPSVVASRMRLVFSTLEVVSPQWPRV, from the exons ATGTCGGTATTTCACGTACCTGGAGCTTTTAGCAGCTGCCACTCTCAGTTGGATATGAGTGTGCCACAAGAGACTATTTCTTACAATGTAATACATATTAATTCGTTGATTCATAATGTTCGTTCTATAGTTCCATCTAGGAGCCGGCTTTGCCATAGAAACGTGAAGATCTGTTCTTTTTCTAAGAATTttgtcaatcaattcaaaatccaaCGCGTCTCACACCAACTTACTTCAAAGAGATGGCTGGTAAGCATTATCTTCTTACACCAACTTACTTCAAAGAGATGGCTG tGCCGTTCCCAAGATTCCATTTCACCAGAAAATGAGTATCGGTCATCACGCAATATAGCAATCAGCTTGTTAAGGCGATACCGAGTGTTTGTTGAGCGTGGAGGAGGTGACAACCTAAAA GAGTTCATTATCGCTGGTGTTAATGCTTATGCCCTGGGATGCACTGATGAAGGCTTGAGAAAAGAACTTGCTGATATGAAGGAATCTGGTGTCGAAATTGAAGCAATGAAGGCTTATGGGGGCAGTACAAGCTTAAAATACAAGATTGTCTCCCAAGAA ATTGATGAATGCATCTTATGGCTGGGCATTGTATTTATAACAATTCTTTGTACACCACAACCAACTGTAGTTCGATGGTCATCGACACCTTCAGTGTCTGATAAGATGCTGCTTCAATGGAAGGGTTTCTGTGCAATCATAGCGAATGCCTACTACATGAGAGGAATGGCTTG GCTCCCTGTGAAGACTCTCCAGATGGAACAAATGGCAGTAACTGGCAATGCAGAAGAGCCATCAGTTGTCGCCAGCCGTATGAGACTAGTATTTAGCACCCTTGAG GTCGTGAGTCCACAATGGCCAAGAGTATAA
- the LOC140864441 gene encoding uncharacterized protein isoform X3 — protein MSVFHVPGAFSSCHSQLDMSVPQETISYNVIHINSLIHNVRSIVPSRSRLCHRNVKICSFSKNFVNQFKIQRVSHQLTSKRWLCRSQDSISPENEYRSSRNIAISLLRRYRVFVERGGGDNLKEFIIAGVNAYALGCTDEGLRKELADMKESGVEIEAMKAYGGSTSLKYKIVSQEIDECILWLGIVFITILCTPQPTVVRWSSTPSVSDKMLLQWKGFCAIIANAYYMRGMAWLPVKTLQMEQMAVTGNAEEPSVVASRMRLVFSTLEVVSPQWPRV, from the exons ATGTCGGTATTTCACGTACCTGGAGCTTTTAGCAGCTGCCACTCTCAGTTGGATATGAGTGTGCCACAAGAGACTATTTCTTACAATGTAATACATATTAATTCGTTGATTCATAATGTTCGTTCTATAGTTCCATCTAGGAGCCGGCTTTGCCATAGAAACGTGAAGATCTGTTCTTTTTCTAAGAATTttgtcaatcaattcaaaatccaaCGCGTCTCACACCAACTTACTTCAAAGAGATGGCTG tGCCGTTCCCAAGATTCCATTTCACCAGAAAATGAGTATCGGTCATCACGCAATATAGCAATCAGCTTGTTAAGGCGATACCGAGTGTTTGTTGAGCGTGGAGGAGGTGACAACCTAAAA GAGTTCATTATCGCTGGTGTTAATGCTTATGCCCTGGGATGCACTGATGAAGGCTTGAGAAAAGAACTTGCTGATATGAAGGAATCTGGTGTCGAAATTGAAGCAATGAAGGCTTATGGGGGCAGTACAAGCTTAAAATACAAGATTGTCTCCCAAGAA ATTGATGAATGCATCTTATGGCTGGGCATTGTATTTATAACAATTCTTTGTACACCACAACCAACTGTAGTTCGATGGTCATCGACACCTTCAGTGTCTGATAAGATGCTGCTTCAATGGAAGGGTTTCTGTGCAATCATAGCGAATGCCTACTACATGAGAGGAATGGCTTG GCTCCCTGTGAAGACTCTCCAGATGGAACAAATGGCAGTAACTGGCAATGCAGAAGAGCCATCAGTTGTCGCCAGCCGTATGAGACTAGTATTTAGCACCCTTGAG GTCGTGAGTCCACAATGGCCAAGAGTATAA